Within Prochlorococcus marinus XMU1411, the genomic segment CATTTTTAATCTCTCTCTACCAGTTCCACCCTCTGCAACAGTAGTTTCATCAATCGTAAAATTCACCCTCTTTACTGGCATAAATACAGCATCTATTTGAAGTAAATCAATAGCAGTTGTTTCTTCATTCCTACGATCTACAGGTCTATATCCAACACCTCTTTCCACATGTATTTCTAGCTCTAAGTTATGGCCCTCCTGAATAGTTGCGATAGGTTTTTCACCATCAACAATTTCAACTTGAGATGAGAATTGAATATCATTTGCCTTGACCTCCATAGGACCACTGGCAACTAACCTTCCGATTTCAAGTTCTGGATTAGAACTATTAATTGATAGTTGCTTACAATTGAGAAGAATATCTAAAACATCTTCTCTAACTCCAGGAATAGTTGCATATTCGTGGTTAATACCTGCTATTCTTACAGCTGTAACGGCACTTCCTTCAAGTCCTCCCATAAGGACTCTTCTAAGCGAATTACCCAAAGTTGTAGCTTGTCCCCTTTCTAAAGGGCCAATTAAAAAAGTTCCTGTTTGGGAGCGATCATCTGATATTTGATGGTCGATTCTGTCAATCTGGTATTGCAACACGGAAAAAAATAAGGTTAAAAGTTTTTTTGAGGGGGGGGTGGAGAATGATTAAGACTTAAACGCGTCTCCGCTTAGGTCTTCTACATCCATTATGAGGTAATGGAGTTACATCTCTTATTAGAGTTATTTCTAAACCGGCCACTTGTAAAGCTCTTATGGCCGTTTCCCTACCTGAGCCTGGCCCTCTAACTAATACTTCTATTTGTCTCATACCTTGATCGAGTGCTCTTCTTGCTGCTGCTTCAGCAGCTGTTTGAGCTGCAAATGGGGTTCCTTTTCTAGCCCCTTTAAATCCACTGGCTCCTGCAGAAGACCAAGAAATTACATGACCAGAAGTGTCAGTAATTGAGACAATCGTATTATTAAAAGTGCTTTGAATGTGTACCACACCATTCGGTACATTACGTTTGGATTTCTTTGAACCTGTTTTTTTTACTGTTGCTGCCATGATGTTTTAATAAAATACTGGTGTTGATGAATAAATTTAGTTAATTATTTTTTTCTTCCAGCAACTGTTTTTCTTGAGCCCCTTCTTGTTCGTGCATTAGTTCTAGTTCTTTGACCTCTTACTGGAAGACTCATTCTGTGTCTTCTTCCTCTCACACATCCTATATCTTGTAGACGTTTTAAGGCCATTCCCTCTTTTCTTCTCAAATCTCCCTCTAAAGTAAATTCCTCTGTAGCACCTCTAAGTTTTTGTACATCAGAATCTGAAAGATCTTTGACACGAATATCTGGATTTACTCCCGTATTAGCGAGAATTAGCTTTGATCTAGTTAGACCAATTCCATAGACGTATGTAAGTGCAATTTCAACTCGCTTTTCGCGAGGTATGTCAATTCCTGCAATTCTAGCCACGTTTTCTAAGTAAGTAAAAGTTTGAATTAGAAGGGTTGAAATTTAACCCTGACGCTGTTTATTGCGAGGTCTTTTCTTGTTAATAACATAGATTTTACCTCTTCTCCTCACGATCTGATCGTCAGGGCTAATTTTTTTGACTGAGGATCTGACCTTCATAGGGTTTTACAAATAAAACATTAATATTATATTCTACATCATCATCAAGCCATTTTTTGGTTGATATCAGAGGAAATGGTTTTTAAATCTCTATCAGCATCAATATATTCTAGCAATGAAAGATCTTTAAAATATTGAATCAATGGTTCTGTGGTTTTTTTATAAATATTAACTCTTGTCCTGATAGTCTCTTCTGTATCGTCTTTTCTCCCCCTTAAAAGCAAACGTTTAATTAGAACTTCTTCTGGAATATCTAAGAAAAAAACTACTTCTAAGGGTTGATTTATTTTAATTAAGACCTCATTCAATGAATTTGCCTGAGATAAATTTCTTGGGTAGCCATCTAGAATCCAGCCCTTATTATCCTTATCTAAATTTTGTTTTACTATCTCTAAAACAAGTTCATCACTAACAAGTTCACCTCGATTCATAATATCTTTTACCTGCCTACCAAGAATAGAATTCATTTCGATTTCTTTTCTTAATAATTCGCCTGTAGAGAGGTGTGTATAAGAATTAGTTTGACAAAGTAATTCTGCTTGAGTGCCTTTCCCTGCTCCAGGAGCTCCTAAAAATAGTATGTGTTTTTTCATTAATTATTTATTAGTCCTTCATACCTTTGAGAAATAACATAAGTTTGAATTTGCTTGGCAGTATCAATAGCCACACCCACAAGAATAAGCAATGAAGTTGCTCCTAACCCTTGAAAAGTCTGAACATTAGTAGCTCTCTCAACTGCTGCTGGGATTATTGCTACTGATCCAAGAAATAATCCCCCTAATAATGTCAATCTATTTTGTATCCCTGATAAGTAGTTTGCTGTATTAGTTCCTGGTCTAACTCCTGGAATTGCTACTCCTCCTTTCTTTAAATTTGAAGCGACATCAACTGGATTAATTGTAAGAGACGCATAAAAGTAAGAGAATCCCAAAATTAAAGAGAAGAATGTAAGAGCATATGGCCATGGATTTGAAGACCCTGGATTTAAACTACTTGCTAATTTAATTAAGACTGGATTACCTGTAACATTTGCAATAGTTATTGGTAGGAAAATTAAAGCAGAAGCAAAGATAATAGGCATAACTCCACCTGCATTTAATTTTAAAGGTAAGTAACTTTGCCTTGTAGGAAGTAATGTTGAATTTCCTATTTGCCTTTTTGCACTAACAATAGGAATACGTCTAGCTCCCTCCTGAACAAAAATTATTCCGACAATTGTCAGTAAAAATACTCCAAGTAAAACTGCTATTCCTAACACATCTCCACGATCTCCAGTTTGAGCTTTTTCAATCGTGGAACTTAGAGCTTTTGGTAAGGTCGATACAATATTCAAAAAAATTACTAGTGAAGCTCCTTGCCCAATACCTTTCTCTGTAATAATTTCACTAAACCACATTACCAACATTGAGCCAGTAACTAAAGCAATAGAGGTTTGCAAAACAAACGTAGTTTCACTTATCCCCTCAATTGCATATTGTCTAAGAATTAAAGAAAAAATAATACTCTGCAGAAACCCCCATCCTAAAGAAACATATCTCGTAATTTGAGAAATTTTTCTTCTACCTGCTTCTCCTTCATTTTTTTGTAAATCCTCAAGAACAGGCAATGAAGCTGTAAGAAGCTGAATGATAATTGAAGCATTGATAAAAGGAAGAATACCCAATGCGAATATTCCAAGGGTTGAAATCCCTCCGCCAGTAAATATATCTAAAAAACCTATTAATTGCCCCCCTTGATCTATAAAACTTTTAAATGCAACCCTATCAATACCAGGCATGGGGATATAGATACCAAGTCTTACTAAAAGAAGAAGGCCTAAAGTTGTTAAAACTCTACTCCTAAGCTCTTTATTTAAAAATAATTGAGAGAGAATTTCTGAAGCGCTAGGATTTCTACTTTTGTTTACAAACATTTTAAAGCTTAATTAAATTTAAATAAATTTATTTGTTATTTATAAGCTCGCAAGATCCACCCGCATCCTCAATTTTTTGTTTTGCAACTCTTGTGAATGCGTGAGCTTGAACTTTTAGCTTCACATTAATTTTTCCGTTACCAAGGATTTTTAAAGGAAATTTTGGCTTGAAGATCAATCCTTTCTTAACTAGTGAGTCTAAATTAACAGTATCGTTATCTTTGAAATCATTTAATTTTTCTAAATTGATTATGGAAAAATTCTTTTGATTAATTATTTCAAAGTGCTTTAATTTTGGAACTCTTCTATATAGAGGCATTTGGCCACCTTCAAAACCTGGACGAGTAGGTCTTCCAGAACGTGACTTTTGTCCTCTCATTCCAAAACCACATGATGCACCCTGACCGGCTGCAATTCCTCTACCCTTTCTTAGTTTTTTCTTTCTCGAGCCAGAGTTTGATTTAAGTGTATTTAGTGTTGAAGTCATAATTTTAAGAATAGAGCTGTTCAAGTGAGATGCCTCTCTCCCTTGAGGCAGATTTGTGTGTTCTTAATTGAGAAAGAGCTACCATAGCAGCTCTTGCATTATTCAAAGGTGTTTTACTACCCAATCTTTTTGCTAAGACATTTTTTATGCCGGCTAATTCTAAAACTGTTCTTATTGAACCACCAGCAATTACACCTGTACCTGGAGCAGCTGGTCTAATTAGTACATTAGCAGCACCATCTCGACCCTTAGATAAAGTCGGTATTGAATTATTTGGGGTCAAGGGAACCCTAACAAGATTCTTTTTACCATCTGAAACTCCCTTTCTCACAGCACCAATGACATCCCCTGCTTTACCAACTCCAACTCCAACTTGACCTTTCTCATTACCTACAACAACAATTGCTCTAAAACTCATTTTTTTTCCACCCTTAACAGTCTTAGAAACACGTCGAATTTGAACAACTCTTTCTTGCCAATCAGAATCTCTCTCAAGATTTTTTGAATCACCTCTTCTATTTCTTTTTCGATCATTACGATTATTCTTTTTTTGTTCTACGGGCATAGCTCCAGGAACGTTATCGTTCTTGGATTGAATTTCTTGTTTTGTTGGAGTGTCAGTCATAGTAAAAATTTAAGATTTAGAATTCTAGGCCAGCTTCACGAGCAGCGTCTGCAAGTGCCTTTACTCTACCGTGATATAAGTTACCTCCACGGTCAAAAATTACTTGCTTAATACCTTTTTTTATCGCTCTCTTTGCTAATAATTTTCCAACAATGGAAGAAGAATTACAATCAGCAGATAATTTCTCAGATTTTTCTCTCAATTCCTTATCAACAGTCGAAGCTGAGCAAATAGTTGTTTGAGCGCTATCATCTATGACCTGAGCATAAATATGGTTATTAGAGCGAAAAACAGATAATCTTGGACGCGTTGCATCCCCTATTAAGAATCTTCTTAATCTTCTATGTCTTTTTTGGGTTTGTAATTTCCTGGAAAGTTTGGTCATTTTTTTAATTCAAATTATTTTTTGCCAGATTTACCAGCTTTTCTGAGAATTCTCTCATCATGGTATTTAATTCCTTTTCCTTTATATGGCTCTGGAGGTCTAATTGATCTGATTTTTGCTGCTTCATTGCCAACAATTTCCTTATCAATTCCAGATACGGTAACGTTTGTATTACTGTCAACTTTGTATGTTATACCATCAGGGGGGATCATTTCTACAGGATGACTATATCCTGCACTTACAACTAGATTTTTACCTTTTACTTGTGCTCTTGATCCAACGCCAACAATTTCTAGTTTCTTTGAAAAACCTTGAGTAACCCCTTCAACCATATTTGCAATTAAGGCTCTACATAAACCATGTCTCTGCCTTGAATATATTTTGGTTGTAGTAGGACTTACGACAACAGTATTATCTTTCTTATCAAAACTAACTCCTTCAGGCATGAGACGTTTTAACTCACCCTTTGGGCCTTTCACTGTCACTGTTAATCCATCAAAATCAACTGTAACTTTCTCTGGAATAAGTACTGGTGTTTTTCCTATTCTTGACATGATTAATTCTCCTTAATAAACATAGCAGAGGACTTCGCCGCCAATGCCTTGCTTTCTAGCATCGCGATCACTCATAACGCCTTTAGAAGTTGAAATTATGGCAACTCCAAGACCTCCAAGAACTTTTGGTAAACCTCTGGTATTTTTGTATATTCTCAAACCAGGTTTACTAACTCTTTGCATAGATCGGATGGTAGGAAATTTGTTTTTACCACTATATTTGAGGCCGAGTATTATTTGTGATTTATAACCTTCACCTTCCTCATTAATATCAGAAATGAATCCTTCTTTTTGAAGCACTTTGGCGATACTTAAGGACATTTTTGAACCTGGGATTGTCGTGGTTGTATGCTTTTTTTGACTCGCATTTCTAATTCGAGTAAGCATATCTGAAATAGGATCGTGATTTGACATAGTTTTAATTTAATTCTTACTAAAAGGCATTCCTAACTCCTGCAAAAGAGCTTTACCTTCTTGATCTGATTTTGCACTAGTGACAATAGTTATATCCATACCTCTTATTGAATCTATTTTATCAAAAGAGATTTCAGGAAAAATCAATTGCTCTTTCACTCCAACGGTATAATTCCCTCTCCCATCGAAACTTTTTGGATTAACTCCTCTGAAGTCTCTTATTCTTGGTAAAGCTAGATTTATAAATCTCTCCAAAAAGGAATACATCCTGTCTCCTCTCAAAGTAACAGTACAACCAATCGGCATGCCCTCACGAATTTTAAAACCCGCGATAGCTTTTTTAGCCCTTGTTACAAGGGCCTTTTGTCCTGTAATTGTTGCCATTTCGTTTAAAGAGGCTTCCAAAGCTTTCGAATTTGAAGCTGCTTCACCAAGACCTCTGTTAACGTTGACTTTGACAACTTTAGGGACTTGATGAATATTTTTAAGACCAAGGTCCTTTAAAAGTTTTGGTCTTATTGATTCTTTGTAGCGATTTTTTAGAGTCATAATTTTTTGTTAATTCTGGTCTTTGTCAGAATTGATAAATTAGAAAAAGTTGAAATCTGGTTTCTGATGAAAAATTAATCAATTACTTCACCAGTTTTCTTCAATCTTCTTTTCTTAACCCCCTCTTTATCAATAAAGTATTCAATCTTACTTGTAAGATTTTTATCCTTTGAAAAGAACATTACATTTGATGCATGTAAAGATGCTTCTTCTGTAAGTATTCTTCCAGTTTCTCCTTCCTGAGTTGGTTTTACATGTTTAGTCCTAAGGTTAATTCCCTTTACAACTACTCTATTTTCAAGAGGAATAGTTTTTAAAACCTCACCAGTTTTTCCTTTGTCCTTGCCATTAATTACTTTTACCAAATCTCCAGTTTTGATTCTCATTTTTATTCTCTGGAAATTTTTCTTTTGCTTTAATGAATCCAACATTTAAATCACCTCCGGAGCAAGAGAAACAATCTTTGTATAATTTTTATCCCGCAGTTCTCTGGCTACAGGACCAAAGACTCTCGTACCTTTTGGATTCTTGTCTTCATTAATCAATACTGCCGCATTGTCATCAAATCTAATTGAATTACCAGTATTTCTTCTTAATGTTGCTTTAGTTCTGACGATAACAGCTTTAACAACTTCAGATTTCTTAACTCCCATGTTAGGAAGAGCATCTTTTACAGTTGCTACGATTACATCTCCGACATGCGCATACCTTCTATTAGAACCTAAAACCCTAATACATTGGAGTCTTTTTGCTCCGCTATTATCGGCAACTGTTAAATAAGTTTCTTGTTGAATCATTTTTTAACCTCCTTAGCCTGAATTGTTTTATTGAGAATTTCTTCTATTGCCCATCTTTTATGAGCACTGAGGGGTCTAGTTTCTCTAATTTTAACTCGATCACCTAAAACACATGTATTTTCTGGATCATGCGCCTTATATCGTGTAGTTCTACTTACAATTTTTTTATAAGTGGGATGTGGATATCTGTTAATAACAGCAACAACAACTGTTTTATCCATTTTGTCGCTGACAACAGTACCAATTCTTTCTTTAAGTGCCATAACTAATAATTAATCTGAAGTTGTTTTAGAAGCAGATTGACTCTTACTGAGAGTGAGTAATTGCGCAACTTGTTTCTTGATAAATTTAAATTTATGAGTTTCATTGAGCTGTCTTGTAGCTTGCTTGAATCTCAAGTCAAAAAGATCTTTTCGTAATTGGTCAATCTTTTCAGTAATTTGTTCAGAATTTAATTTTTTAAATTCCTTAAGTGACTCTGAGTTTTTCATTGTTTAACCTCCTCTTGAGATTTTTTACTATTTTCTTGGGAGGAATTTTCTAGATTTTTATCAATGGAGATAAATTTAGTTTTTACAGGAAGTTTGTATTGAGCCAAACGCATAGCTTCCTTTGCAATTTCCTCAGTGATATCTTCACCACCCATTTCAAAAAGTATTCTTCCAGGTTTTACAACTGCAACCCAAAACTCTGGATTACCTTTACCAGAACCCATTCTGGTTTCGGCAGGTCTCATGGTTACGGGTTTATCAGGAAATATTCTTATCCAGATTTGACCACCACGTTTGATATATCTGGTCATAGCTCTTCTGCTTGCTTCAATCTGACGTGCAGTTACCCAGCCACAGTCTTGAGCTTGAAGGGCAAATTGACCGAATGCAATAGTATTACCTTTTGAGGCTACACCCCTCATTCTGCCTCTATGTTGTTTACGAAATTTTGTACGTTTTGGACTAAGCATTTTTATACCTCCTATGAATTCTCATTTGAACGATCCTCAAATTGCTGAGGTCTTCTACTAGCTTTCCTCTTAGGGCTCGCACCCACAGGGATAGTTTGTTCTTCTTTAGGGAGAACTTCACCTTTGAAAACCCAAACTTTAATGCCAAGCACACCGTACGTTGTATTAGCTTCACGTGTGGCATAGTCAATTTCAGCTCTCAATGTATGTAATGGAACTCTACCTTCTCTAGTCCATTCAGTTCTAGCTATTTCAGCACCATTCAACCTTCCCCCTACTTGTATTTTAAGGCCTAGGACTCCAGCCCTTTGAGCCCTTTGTAAGGCCATCCTTATAGTTCTTCTAAAGGCAACTCTTTTTTCAAGTTGTTGCGCAATATATTCAGCTAGTAAAAAGGCATCAGCATCTACGCGTTCAACTTCTACAACGTTTATTCTAACTTGCCTTGTTCTATCCCCTATAGTTTTTTGAATGCCAGATCTTAATTCTTCAATCCCACTTCCCTGTCTTCCAACTATAACTCCTGGTCTTGCTGTTTTTAATTCAAGTTCCAGTTGGTCAGCTTTTCTAGCTATTAAAACATCGCTAATTCCTGCTGCTCCATATTTTTTTTGTATGAAAGTACGAATTTTAAAATCTTCTTGGAGAAGAATTGGATACGTTTTAGAAGTAGCAAACCACTTTGAGCGATGCTCTTGTGTAATTCCTAATCTTAGTCCAGAAGGATGTATTTTATGTCCCATTAGTTTTGTACCTCCGCATTAGTTTGAGTAGGAGCAGATTCAACAGAAATACTGATATGGCAAGTCTGTTTTTTAATTGAAAAAGCTCGACCTTGAGCTCTGGGCCTATACCTTTTCATTACTGGACCACTATTAGCCCATGCAGAGGAAATAACTAAGGTGGATGGATCCATTCCAAGGTTATGTTCTGCATTGGCCACCGCAGATCTTAGAACTTTAGTGATGGGGTCTGTAGATCTGTAAGGCATAAATTCCAACATAATCAATGCGTCTCTATAAGACCTACCCCTTATCTGATCCAAAACTCTTCTCACTTTAGAGGCTGATCCGCGAATGTAATTCCCATGAGCAATTGCTGTTTTTGTTGTTTCAGGTGTTTTTGTCATGATTTTGCTCCTTTCTTATCTCTTATATGACCTCGGTAAGTGCGTGTAGGAGCAAATTCACCAAGTTTATGTCCAATCATTTGTTCAGTAATAAATACTGGAATGTGAGTCTTACCATTATGTACAGCGATTGTGTGACCAATCATTAAAGGTAAAATCGTAGAGGATCTCGACCAAGTTTTGATAACAGACTTGTCATTATCAGTATTTTGTTTTTCTACCTTCTTGAGCAGGCTATCTGCTATAAAAGGTCCTTTTTTTAGTGAACGTCCCATGATTATGTAATAGAAATTGAAATAATAAATGAAGTAATCAAGAGTCTCTTCCTCCTCTACTCCTCTTAGAAACGCGACGGCGTCTTCGAACAACTAATTTATTACTTGGTTTGTTCTTTTTACGTGTCTTTAATCCAAGAGCTGGTCGACCCCATGGAGTAACTGGTCCTGCTCTACCAATTGGTGCTTTTCCCTCTCCTCCTCCATGTGGATGATCACATGGGTTCATTACACTACCTCTTACTTGAGGCCTTCTTCCAAGCCATCTTCTTCTTCCTGCTTTACCTAAGCTAGTATTTCTTATTTCAGAATTACCAACTTCACCAAGAGTTGCGTAGCATTCTTTTCTTACAAGTCTTACCTCGGTAGATGGGAGTTTTAAAGCAACATAATCTCCCTCTTTTGCCATAACTTGAGCACTAGATCCTGCAGATCTAACCATCTGAGCACCCCTACCTGCATATAACTCAACACAATGAACACTAGATCCTAATGGCATAACCGAAAGTGGCATTGCATTACCATCTTCAATTGGAACACTTTCTCCAGATATGACATTTTGTCCGACTTTTACTCCTGCTGGAGCGATAATATATCTTTTTTCCCCATCTTCGTAGAATAAAAGTGCCAGCCTTGCATTTCTATGAGGATCGTAGTGTATAGCTGCAACTTTAGCGTTGATGTTTCTTTTATCTCTTCTAAAGTCAACTAATCTATATTGCCTTTTGTGACCACCTCCACGATGACGACAAGTGATGACTCCACGATTATTCCTTCCTTTAACTCTATGTTTTGAAACTATTAGTGATCTTTCAGGTTTTGCACTTGTTATTTCACTAAAGTCAGTAACTACTCTCTGCCTAGTACCAGGTGTATAAGGTTTAAATTTACGGATTGCCATGATTAAAACTCCTTAAGATTCTGGAAATAGTTGGATTTTGTCTCCTTCAGCAAGACGCACAATTGCCTTCTTGACCTGAGAACGTTTACCGGAAAATTTCCCGACTCTTCTTGTTCTCCTAGGAGGATTCATAGTGTTAACTCCTATGACTTTAACACTGAATAAGGCTTCAACAGCTGCCTTTATTTGTGGTTTTGCCGCTCTATGATCTACTTCAAAAGTATATTGGTTAAGATCTAGCGCATTAGTAGCTTTCTCAGTAATAACTGGCTTTCTTATTACATCGGCTAAACGTGAATCGAATAATTTACTCATGATGCATAAACCTCCTGAATTTTATCAATCGCTGATTGCCCTATAACCAATTTATTAGCATTGAGAATATCAAATACATTTAATTGATCGGCGGCAATTAATTTTACTTTTTTAATATTATTGATGGATTTTTTTATAACATCGGACGGACTATCAAGAATAACCAAAACTTTTTCAGTTTTTTGTATACCTAATCGAGCAAGGCCATTGATGATATCACTTGTTTTAGGTTGCTTTAAAGTAGATCCAAAATCTTCAACGGCCTTCATATCAGATACTCTAGACATAAGTGCAGTTCTAAGAGCTAATCTACGTTCCTTACGATTCATATCAAGATTGTAAGAACGTGGCTTCGGTCCAAAAATAATTCCGCCACCAGGTCTTAAGGGTGTCCTTATTGATCCTTGACGGGCTCTTCCTGTACCTTTCTGTTTATATGGCTTTCTACCGCCCCCACGCACTTCAGATCTTGTCAAAGTTGATGCTGTCCCCTGTCTTTTATTTGCTAGCTGCCTAAGGACTGCTCTATGGATTAAGTCTGCCGAAGAAGTTTCTTTAGCAACTGCTAAATCAAGAGAAACTTTGCCGGATTTTTTACCATCCCACTTAAGAGTTTCAAGTGTTGTCATGATTTTTCACCTCCTTTTTTGCCTACAACATTATTTGGCTTAATGTTTATTATTGAGCCTGGCTTACCTGGGACAGAACCCTTTACCACAAGCAAATTTTTCTGATCATCAATTTTTAGAACTAACAAACCTTTTGTAGTAATCTGTTTTCCTCCATATCTTCCTGCCATTCTTTTTCCAGGATAAATTCTGCCTGGAGTTGTTCCTGCACCTGTAGATCCAGGTGCTCTATGATTTTTTGAACCATGACTCATTGGACCTCTGCTAAAACCATGTCTTTTCTGGTAACCAGCAAAACCTCTACCCATAGATTTGCCACTGATATCAACTTTTTGACCTACCTCAAAGTTTTTTACAGTTATTTGATTTCCGATTTCATAAGATGAAGTTTCTTCAACCCTATATTCTTTCAAATGCTTTAAAAGTTCTTCACCTGATTTCAACAAATGTCCCTTTTCTGGCTTACTTATATGCTTATCTTTGGACAAGCCATAACCTATTTGAACGGCAGTATAACCATCCAAAGCGGTTGTTTTTAATTGAGTGATACGGCAAGGGCCAGCCTCGATAAGAGTAACTGGGACTGAATTACCTTTTTCGTCGAAAAGTTGGGACATGCCCAATTTCTTTCCTAAAATTCCTATAGACATAAGACTAAATTAGGCTAGCTCGTAATGATTTTTAAATTAACTAAAACTTCAGTTATTAAGGTGAAGTTAATAAAAAAACAATTAAATTAAAAAGGTTGAGACTTATCTGAAAATCTAGATAGTTTCTCCTGGTTTTAAACCCACCTGTGTTTTTTAACGAAACGCTAAAAAATGTGAAATTTTATAGAGGCTCGGCTAGCTTGCGAGCTTAAAAATTCACTGAGTTACAATTGTACATCATCGAGTACCATAAAATAAAATAAAATAGAAATAAAGGGAATTTTTATGCCATTACTTCTCACAGGGAAAAAGTTTCATAACGATTTAAAAACTAACAAATGTCTTGCAATCTTTGCTCCTCTTGAAGGTGGTTATGAAACTCGTCTTTTGAGGAGAATGAGGGCCAAGGGCTTTAAAACTTTTATAACCTCAGCAAGAGGGCTTGGAGATCCAGAAGTCTTCTTGCTCAAATTGCATGGCGTTAGACCACCGCACCTAGGTCATCAAAGCGTAGGACGAAATGGAGCACTCGGGGAAGTTCAACAAGTTATCCCACAAGCTTCTGAGTTATTTAATGAAAATGATAAAAATAAATTACTTTGGTTATTAGAAGGTCAAGTACTGTCTCAATCTGAACTAGAGAGCTTAATAGAGATTTGCACTAACGATAATAAACTAACGATAGTTGTTGAAATGGGGGGTTCAACAAAACTTGAATGGAAGCCGTTAAGTAATTATATTTTAGATGAATTTGAAAGTTAAATTGTTTGATTATAACTAAGAATAAAAAACATAAATGGATTAAATTAATTTGTGGTGCCAGTAATGAAGATATTGTTGCCATAGAAGATTTATGTGCAATTTA encodes:
- a CDS encoding DNA-directed RNA polymerase subunit alpha, giving the protein MLQYQIDRIDHQISDDRSQTGTFLIGPLERGQATTLGNSLRRVLMGGLEGSAVTAVRIAGINHEYATIPGVREDVLDILLNCKQLSINSSNPELEIGRLVASGPMEVKANDIQFSSQVEIVDGEKPIATIQEGHNLELEIHVERGVGYRPVDRRNEETTAIDLLQIDAVFMPVKRVNFTIDETTVAEGGTGRERLKMEVVTDGSTSPDDAIAEAANQLIELFQPLATVTMVEEIPEEPEPSPEAQIPLEELNLSVRAYNCLKRAQVNSVSDLMGFSYEDLLEIKNFGSKSADEVIEALERIGISIPQSRTSV
- the rpsK gene encoding 30S ribosomal protein S11 codes for the protein MAATVKKTGSKKSKRNVPNGVVHIQSTFNNTIVSITDTSGHVISWSSAGASGFKGARKGTPFAAQTAAEAAARRALDQGMRQIEVLVRGPGSGRETAIRALQVAGLEITLIRDVTPLPHNGCRRPKRRRV
- the rpsM gene encoding 30S ribosomal protein S13: MARIAGIDIPREKRVEIALTYVYGIGLTRSKLILANTGVNPDIRVKDLSDSDVQKLRGATEEFTLEGDLRRKEGMALKRLQDIGCVRGRRHRMSLPVRGQRTRTNARTRRGSRKTVAGRKK
- the rpmJ gene encoding 50S ribosomal protein L36 — translated: MKVRSSVKKISPDDQIVRRRGKIYVINKKRPRNKQRQG
- a CDS encoding adenylate kinase encodes the protein MKKHILFLGAPGAGKGTQAELLCQTNSYTHLSTGELLRKEIEMNSILGRQVKDIMNRGELVSDELVLEIVKQNLDKDNKGWILDGYPRNLSQANSLNEVLIKINQPLEVVFFLDIPEEVLIKRLLLRGRKDDTEETIRTRVNIYKKTTEPLIQYFKDLSLLEYIDADRDLKTISSDINQKMA
- the secY gene encoding preprotein translocase subunit SecY, with amino-acid sequence MFVNKSRNPSASEILSQLFLNKELRSRVLTTLGLLLLVRLGIYIPMPGIDRVAFKSFIDQGGQLIGFLDIFTGGGISTLGIFALGILPFINASIIIQLLTASLPVLEDLQKNEGEAGRRKISQITRYVSLGWGFLQSIIFSLILRQYAIEGISETTFVLQTSIALVTGSMLVMWFSEIITEKGIGQGASLVIFLNIVSTLPKALSSTIEKAQTGDRGDVLGIAVLLGVFLLTIVGIIFVQEGARRIPIVSAKRQIGNSTLLPTRQSYLPLKLNAGGVMPIIFASALIFLPITIANVTGNPVLIKLASSLNPGSSNPWPYALTFFSLILGFSYFYASLTINPVDVASNLKKGGVAIPGVRPGTNTANYLSGIQNRLTLLGGLFLGSVAIIPAAVERATNVQTFQGLGATSLLILVGVAIDTAKQIQTYVISQRYEGLINN
- the rplO gene encoding 50S ribosomal protein L15; this encodes MTSTLNTLKSNSGSRKKKLRKGRGIAAGQGASCGFGMRGQKSRSGRPTRPGFEGGQMPLYRRVPKLKHFEIINQKNFSIINLEKLNDFKDNDTVNLDSLVKKGLIFKPKFPLKILGNGKINVKLKVQAHAFTRVAKQKIEDAGGSCELINNK
- the rpsE gene encoding 30S ribosomal protein S5, yielding MTDTPTKQEIQSKNDNVPGAMPVEQKKNNRNDRKRNRRGDSKNLERDSDWQERVVQIRRVSKTVKGGKKMSFRAIVVVGNEKGQVGVGVGKAGDVIGAVRKGVSDGKKNLVRVPLTPNNSIPTLSKGRDGAANVLIRPAAPGTGVIAGGSIRTVLELAGIKNVLAKRLGSKTPLNNARAAMVALSQLRTHKSASRERGISLEQLYS
- the rplR gene encoding 50S ribosomal protein L18, with protein sequence MTKLSRKLQTQKRHRRLRRFLIGDATRPRLSVFRSNNHIYAQVIDDSAQTTICSASTVDKELREKSEKLSADCNSSSIVGKLLAKRAIKKGIKQVIFDRGGNLYHGRVKALADAAREAGLEF
- the rplF gene encoding 50S ribosomal protein L6; the protein is MSRIGKTPVLIPEKVTVDFDGLTVTVKGPKGELKRLMPEGVSFDKKDNTVVVSPTTTKIYSRQRHGLCRALIANMVEGVTQGFSKKLEIVGVGSRAQVKGKNLVVSAGYSHPVEMIPPDGITYKVDSNTNVTVSGIDKEIVGNEAAKIRSIRPPEPYKGKGIKYHDERILRKAGKSGKK
- the rpsH gene encoding 30S ribosomal protein S8, which produces MSNHDPISDMLTRIRNASQKKHTTTTIPGSKMSLSIAKVLQKEGFISDINEEGEGYKSQIILGLKYSGKNKFPTIRSMQRVSKPGLRIYKNTRGLPKVLGGLGVAIISTSKGVMSDRDARKQGIGGEVLCYVY
- the rplE gene encoding 50S ribosomal protein L5 encodes the protein MTLKNRYKESIRPKLLKDLGLKNIHQVPKVVKVNVNRGLGEAASNSKALEASLNEMATITGQKALVTRAKKAIAGFKIREGMPIGCTVTLRGDRMYSFLERFINLALPRIRDFRGVNPKSFDGRGNYTVGVKEQLIFPEISFDKIDSIRGMDITIVTSAKSDQEGKALLQELGMPFSKN